One Synechococcus sp. PROS-9-1 DNA window includes the following coding sequences:
- a CDS encoding folylpolyglutamate synthase/dihydrofolate synthase family protein — translation MDLSLERMQTALNDLANPCADVPAVQVVGTNGKGSIACMIHSGLTAAGLRSGLTTSPHLTSWCERICVNQQQIELAQLRQRLKQLQPVAWDHNLTPFEQLISAALVHFEANALDWLVLEAGLGGRLDATTAHPYRPLIAIGSIGMDHCEHLGHSLTAISGEKAAVIGPGAHVISAPQHEAVTKVLEARSQEMGATLEWVEPLPDEWELGLPGHLQRRNGAVARAALRRMNALGNSITEEQIQRGLAQARWPGRLQTLHWNHQFVRVDGAHNPDAAEQLALERRCWNQSGQQQIWILGIQAHKQAPEMLRILLEPNDEAWIVPVPGHGSWTADQLSEICPTHAHQLKSASSIEDVLLSLFKNDADKPKPTPVIAGSLYLIGSLLAEGVLKEP, via the coding sequence ATGGATCTATCGCTTGAACGGATGCAGACGGCTCTCAACGATCTAGCCAACCCCTGTGCTGATGTTCCCGCCGTGCAGGTGGTCGGCACCAATGGCAAAGGGTCGATCGCTTGCATGATTCACAGCGGGCTGACGGCAGCAGGTCTGCGCTCTGGCCTCACCACGTCTCCCCATCTCACCAGTTGGTGTGAACGGATTTGCGTTAACCAGCAGCAGATTGAGCTAGCTCAACTGCGCCAACGTTTAAAACAACTCCAACCGGTGGCATGGGATCACAACCTGACCCCGTTCGAGCAGCTGATCAGCGCTGCCCTTGTCCATTTTGAAGCCAACGCCTTGGATTGGCTCGTCCTAGAAGCAGGCCTTGGAGGGCGACTGGATGCCACAACGGCCCATCCCTATCGACCGCTCATCGCCATTGGCTCGATCGGAATGGATCACTGCGAGCATCTCGGGCACTCCTTAACCGCCATCAGCGGCGAAAAAGCAGCGGTGATCGGCCCTGGAGCCCATGTGATCAGTGCCCCTCAACACGAAGCGGTGACCAAGGTCTTGGAAGCGCGCAGCCAAGAGATGGGCGCAACGTTGGAGTGGGTGGAGCCCCTCCCAGATGAATGGGAGCTAGGGCTACCTGGACATCTTCAACGGCGTAATGGAGCCGTTGCCCGTGCAGCGTTACGACGGATGAATGCACTTGGCAATTCGATCACAGAGGAGCAGATCCAGCGAGGGCTGGCCCAGGCCCGTTGGCCTGGACGGCTTCAAACACTGCACTGGAACCACCAGTTTGTGCGCGTGGATGGAGCCCACAACCCTGATGCGGCTGAGCAGCTCGCGCTCGAGCGTCGTTGCTGGAACCAGTCAGGGCAACAACAGATCTGGATTCTTGGCATTCAGGCCCACAAGCAAGCCCCGGAAATGCTCAGGATTTTGTTGGAGCCAAACGATGAAGCCTGGATCGTTCCGGTGCCAGGGCATGGGAGCTGGACAGCCGATCAATTGAGCGAGATCTGCCCAACGCATGCACATCAACTGAAGAGCGCCTCAAGCATTGAGGACGTTCTCCTCAGCCTGTTCAAGAACGATGCAGACAAACCGAAGCCAACGCCTGTGATTGCAGGCTCCTTGTATTTGATTGGATCGTTATTGGCAGAAGGAGTTCTGAAAGAGCCCTAG
- a CDS encoding pentapeptide repeat-containing protein, producing the protein MRNQILRSLFAMVLLAVMTALSFPVIALDTSTGVGLQDRALFQERVDYTLTNQSGGDFHGQNLFNTSFAGATGKGADFSDANLQGTIFTQAEFSGANFHGADLSDALMDRADFSKTDLRDALLIGVIASGSSFAGADIEGADFSDALLDREDQRRLCQDADGVNPTSGIATRDSLDC; encoded by the coding sequence ATGCGCAACCAGATTCTGCGCTCCCTGTTCGCGATGGTTCTGCTGGCGGTCATGACAGCGCTGTCATTCCCTGTCATCGCTCTCGATACCTCCACCGGTGTGGGGCTCCAAGATCGAGCCTTGTTCCAAGAGCGCGTGGATTACACCCTGACCAACCAAAGCGGTGGTGATTTTCATGGCCAGAACCTCTTCAACACGTCCTTCGCTGGAGCGACCGGAAAAGGCGCAGATTTCAGCGACGCCAACCTGCAAGGAACGATCTTTACCCAAGCAGAATTCTCTGGGGCAAATTTCCATGGCGCCGACCTCAGTGATGCCTTGATGGATCGCGCTGATTTCTCCAAAACGGATCTACGCGATGCCTTGCTCATCGGCGTGATCGCTTCCGGAAGCAGCTTTGCCGGTGCAGACATCGAAGGGGCTGATTTCAGTGATGCCCTGTTGGATCGGGAAGATCAACGCCGGCTTTGTCAGGACGCTGATGGCGTGAATCCCACAAGCGGTATTGCAACACGCGACAGCCTGGATTGCTGA
- a CDS encoding FAD-binding oxidoreductase, whose protein sequence is MVFDALHNELAAIADLRLLTSPADLDRYSRDAYDYSPVLREQLSQCRADLVVSAVSVPAVQAVAAACHRHGVPLTLRGAGTGNYGQSVPLKGGVVLLMDALREVRSIDSVSGVVTVECGCLMRDLDRALAVHGRQLRLFPSTWRSATIGGFISGGSGGIGSVRWGFLRDPGHLLGLEVVTMEASPRLLQLEAAEAEALNHAYGTNGIITALTLSTAARVAWQEVVVDCPDWTTAVGLAQRCGQAAVELNLCTVLQSAIVDRLPSWSGPARGQHRLLLLVAPDGVSTIERLASSVKAEVQVLGQEENHQGNGLRELSWNHTTLHLRNHDPNWTYLQMLLPQPELVCMEALQQRWGADLVWHLEAVRQQGAFRLAALPVVYWRGAKALQDLIDDCRAQGAFVFNPHVLTVEGGGLGVIDGDQVAAKHRHDPDGLLNPGKLGGFSA, encoded by the coding sequence ATGGTCTTCGATGCTTTGCACAACGAGCTGGCAGCCATTGCCGATCTCCGCTTGCTGACGAGTCCAGCGGATTTGGATCGCTATTCCCGCGATGCCTACGACTACTCACCAGTGCTGCGAGAACAGCTCAGCCAATGCCGCGCTGATCTTGTTGTCAGTGCGGTTTCAGTGCCGGCGGTACAAGCGGTGGCCGCGGCGTGTCATCGCCATGGCGTACCGCTGACCTTGCGTGGAGCGGGAACGGGTAATTACGGCCAGAGCGTCCCATTGAAAGGGGGCGTAGTGCTCTTGATGGATGCGTTGCGCGAGGTGCGTTCCATTGATTCGGTGTCTGGTGTGGTGACCGTGGAATGCGGTTGCTTGATGCGCGACCTGGACCGCGCCTTGGCTGTTCATGGCAGGCAATTAAGGCTGTTCCCAAGTACATGGCGCAGTGCCACGATCGGTGGCTTTATCAGCGGCGGATCAGGGGGGATCGGTTCGGTGCGTTGGGGATTTTTGCGCGATCCGGGCCACCTCCTCGGCCTGGAGGTGGTGACGATGGAGGCCTCACCGCGGCTGTTGCAACTCGAGGCTGCGGAGGCGGAAGCCCTGAATCACGCCTATGGCACCAATGGCATCATCACGGCGCTCACGCTCTCCACGGCGGCGCGGGTGGCGTGGCAGGAAGTTGTTGTGGATTGTCCCGACTGGACGACGGCGGTGGGACTGGCCCAGCGCTGCGGTCAAGCAGCGGTTGAGTTGAACCTCTGTACCGTTTTGCAGTCGGCGATTGTGGATCGTCTCCCGTCGTGGAGTGGTCCCGCACGAGGGCAGCACCGACTGCTGTTGTTGGTGGCCCCCGATGGGGTGAGCACGATTGAACGCTTGGCGAGCTCTGTGAAGGCGGAAGTGCAGGTGCTCGGGCAAGAGGAGAACCATCAGGGCAATGGCCTCCGCGAGTTGAGCTGGAATCACACAACCCTGCATCTGCGTAATCACGATCCCAACTGGACCTATCTGCAGATGCTGCTGCCTCAGCCTGAACTGGTCTGCATGGAGGCGCTCCAGCAGCGCTGGGGCGCTGATCTCGTGTGGCATCTCGAGGCCGTGCGTCAGCAGGGGGCCTTTCGCTTGGCGGCTCTGCCGGTGGTCTATTGGAGAGGAGCGAAGGCTCTCCAAGACTTAATCGACGACTGTCGAGCCCAGGGAGCCTTTGTGTTTAACCCCCATGTGCTCACCGTTGAGGGAGGCGGCCTGGGAGTGATCGATGGCGATCAAGTGGCAGCAAAGCATCGCCACGATCCTGACGGTTTGCTCAACCCAGGAAAGCTGGGGGGATTTTCCGCGTGA